In Dyella terrae, one DNA window encodes the following:
- a CDS encoding DUF3142 domain-containing protein — MISPRARWLIGVLLGVVLSACHHPVTSIENDAYVWQRQWNAPVREAVLRSADLVSHWRVLAAQLDAKGHWVDVAYDRATLAKAGKPVILVVRIDGQLSEWHADEVIAHVLALRAQADGWRVSGIEIDHDCATSKLTAYTSLLMRLRQALGDATSLSITALPTWIGSPSLGPLLAQVDDVVLQVHAVQSPTAGLFDPALAKVWVDRFAAIAPHGFHVALPAYGTRVSWDAQGRPVAIASETSTLDGADDGHELAATPQQVATLLSAWRHEPPKGWRGVAWFRLPTSQDARAWSPGTWRAVVEGRALEPALSVQWRPNPNTGSLDVVLRNDSEFDTELPGRIALPASCTLADGANGYMLDTRTHALTLAQSGWLRGQGERIIGWVRCPMDSVPGAVTLNARP; from the coding sequence TTGATTTCACCGCGTGCGCGCTGGCTGATCGGCGTGCTGCTCGGCGTCGTGCTGTCGGCCTGCCACCACCCGGTGACATCGATCGAGAACGACGCGTACGTATGGCAGCGTCAATGGAACGCCCCGGTGCGCGAAGCCGTCCTGCGCTCGGCCGACCTGGTAAGTCACTGGCGCGTGCTTGCGGCCCAGCTCGATGCGAAGGGGCACTGGGTGGACGTGGCGTACGACCGCGCGACGCTGGCGAAAGCAGGCAAGCCGGTGATCCTTGTCGTGCGCATCGACGGGCAGTTGAGCGAATGGCATGCGGATGAGGTCATCGCCCATGTTTTGGCGCTCCGCGCGCAAGCGGATGGATGGCGGGTGTCGGGCATCGAGATCGATCACGACTGCGCCACGTCAAAGCTGACGGCCTATACCTCATTGCTGATGCGACTACGCCAGGCACTCGGTGACGCGACTTCGCTCTCGATCACTGCGCTGCCGACCTGGATCGGGTCTCCTTCACTCGGCCCCCTGCTGGCGCAAGTCGACGACGTGGTGCTTCAGGTGCATGCCGTGCAGTCGCCGACGGCTGGATTGTTCGACCCGGCGCTTGCGAAAGTGTGGGTGGATCGGTTCGCAGCCATCGCACCGCACGGTTTTCATGTCGCCTTGCCTGCCTATGGCACGCGCGTGAGCTGGGACGCGCAGGGCCGGCCGGTCGCCATCGCGAGTGAAACGTCCACGCTTGACGGGGCGGATGACGGACACGAGCTTGCCGCCACGCCGCAGCAAGTGGCAACGCTGCTATCCGCCTGGCGCCACGAGCCGCCGAAAGGGTGGCGCGGCGTCGCCTGGTTTCGATTGCCGACGTCGCAGGATGCGCGTGCCTGGAGTCCCGGGACGTGGCGTGCCGTCGTGGAAGGGAGGGCGCTCGAGCCCGCGCTCAGCGTACAGTGGCGACCCAACCCGAACACCGGTTCGCTGGACGTCGTGCTGCGCAATGACAGCGAGTTTGATACCGAGTTACCTGGGCGCATCGCGCTCCCTGCGTCATGCACCCTGGCTGATGGTGCCAATGGCTACATGCTCGACACGAGGACGCACGCCTTGACGCTGGCGCAGTCGGGGTGGTTGCGTGGTCAGGGGGAGCGCATCATCGGCTGGGTCCGATGCCCGATGGATTCAGTGCCCGGGGCGGTGACGCTGAACGCTCGCCCGTGA
- a CDS encoding response regulator transcription factor — translation MIRVMLAEDQAMVRGALSALLNLESDIEVLGSAADGEAAWRELQRLKPDVLVTDIEMPGLTGLELAQRIQRHELPMKVIIVTTFARPGFLRRALDAGVSGYLLKDAPAENLAEALRMVHRGGRAIDPQLALEAWSEADPLNDRERQVLRLAGEGQSASDIATQLNLSHGTVRNYLSEAIGKLGATNRIEAYRLARQKGWL, via the coding sequence ATGATTCGAGTGATGCTGGCCGAGGATCAGGCCATGGTGCGTGGCGCGTTGTCGGCGCTGCTCAACCTGGAGTCGGATATCGAAGTGCTGGGCTCCGCCGCGGATGGCGAGGCCGCGTGGCGCGAGCTGCAGCGGCTGAAGCCTGACGTGCTGGTGACCGACATCGAGATGCCGGGGCTGACCGGGCTCGAGCTGGCGCAGCGGATTCAGCGCCACGAATTGCCGATGAAGGTCATCATCGTGACCACGTTTGCGCGCCCGGGCTTCCTGCGTCGCGCGCTGGACGCCGGCGTATCGGGTTATCTGCTGAAGGACGCTCCGGCCGAGAACCTCGCTGAAGCCTTGCGCATGGTTCATCGCGGTGGCCGTGCGATCGATCCCCAACTTGCGCTGGAAGCATGGTCAGAAGCGGATCCGCTGAACGATCGTGAGCGGCAGGTTTTGCGCCTGGCAGGCGAAGGGCAATCGGCGAGCGATATCGCCACGCAGTTGAACCTTTCGCATGGCACGGTGCGCAATTACCTTTCCGAAGCGATCGGCAAGCTGGGTGCGACCAATCGCATCGAGGCTTATCGCCTGGCGCGTCAGAAGGGTTGGCTTTGA
- a CDS encoding ABC transporter permease, with translation MNTVAQVLPTMSADASHMPRSRVLRAYLEEARAECLRYLRSPGFLIPTMLLPTVFYLMFGIFLGRANGPDAPRYLLAAYGTFGVMAPGLFGFGLALAMERDNGLLTLKRALPMPPNAYLLGKMSMAMVVAACVAILLLSMATFLAHVPLTGAQMLALFFTDILGVLPFCAMGLWLGTLLKGQGAPSLVNLVYLPMSFLSGLWFPLNIMPRFIQEIAPIWPSYHLNRLALSAVGLGSTDGTLVRVIVLIGFTVAFVGLAARRLRRHG, from the coding sequence ATGAACACCGTTGCCCAGGTTTTGCCCACGATGTCCGCTGATGCAAGCCACATGCCCCGCAGCCGCGTGCTTCGCGCCTATCTCGAAGAGGCGCGCGCGGAGTGCCTGCGCTATCTGCGCAGCCCCGGGTTCCTCATCCCCACGATGTTGCTGCCGACGGTGTTCTATCTGATGTTCGGCATCTTCCTCGGCAGGGCGAACGGGCCGGATGCCCCGCGCTACCTGCTGGCCGCCTATGGCACGTTCGGTGTGATGGCGCCGGGCCTGTTCGGGTTCGGCCTGGCTCTGGCGATGGAGCGCGACAATGGCCTGCTGACGCTGAAGCGTGCGCTGCCCATGCCACCCAACGCTTACCTGCTGGGCAAGATGTCGATGGCGATGGTGGTGGCGGCGTGCGTGGCCATCTTGCTGCTTTCCATGGCGACATTCCTCGCCCACGTGCCGCTGACCGGAGCGCAGATGCTGGCACTGTTCTTCACCGATATCCTGGGCGTGTTGCCGTTCTGCGCCATGGGCCTGTGGCTGGGCACGCTGCTGAAGGGCCAGGGCGCGCCCAGCCTGGTCAACCTCGTGTATCTGCCGATGTCGTTCCTGTCGGGTCTATGGTTCCCCCTGAACATCATGCCGCGCTTCATCCAGGAGATCGCGCCCATCTGGCCGAGCTACCACCTCAATCGCCTGGCGCTGTCGGCCGTGGGGCTGGGTTCGACCGACGGGACGCTGGTGCGGGTGATCGTGCTCATCGGCTTCACGGTTGCCTTCGTCGGACTGGCTGCGCGCCGCCTGCGTCGCCACGGTTGA
- the queA gene encoding tRNA preQ1(34) S-adenosylmethionine ribosyltransferase-isomerase QueA, which produces MKKSDFDFDLPPELIAQAPLPERSASRLLLLDVERKALEDRMFRDLPGLLRAGDLLVFNDTRVLPARLYGRKESGGAVEILIERVTGAHEATVQLGVSKKPKEGGRIELADGSFATVLGRDGAFFRLRFESPDPLERLLLRLGEMPLPPYIERHADASDLERYQTVFAREPGAVAAPTAGLHFDEPMLQKLRDLGVEFGYVTLHVGAGTFQPVRADDIKDHQMHREWLNVGASLVEQIRRTRANGGRVIAVGTTVVRALESAVRDGELQPFAGETQIFIFPGYQFTSIDGLITNFHLPQSTLLMLVSALAGRDFVLDAYRHAVEQRYRFFSYGDAMAILPPARD; this is translated from the coding sequence TTGAAGAAGTCCGATTTCGATTTTGACCTGCCTCCTGAACTGATCGCCCAGGCGCCGCTGCCCGAGCGTTCGGCCAGCCGCCTGCTGCTTCTGGATGTCGAGCGCAAGGCGCTTGAAGACCGGATGTTCCGTGACCTGCCTGGTCTGCTTCGCGCAGGTGACTTGCTCGTGTTCAACGACACGCGCGTGTTGCCGGCGCGTCTTTATGGCCGCAAGGAAAGCGGCGGCGCCGTGGAAATCCTGATCGAGCGCGTTACCGGCGCGCATGAGGCCACGGTCCAGCTGGGTGTGAGCAAGAAGCCGAAAGAGGGCGGGCGCATTGAACTTGCCGACGGCAGCTTCGCCACGGTGCTGGGGCGCGATGGCGCTTTCTTCCGGCTGCGCTTCGAATCGCCTGATCCGCTGGAGCGCCTGTTGCTCCGCCTCGGCGAAATGCCGCTGCCGCCCTACATCGAACGCCATGCCGATGCCTCCGATCTCGAGCGTTACCAGACGGTTTTCGCCCGAGAACCCGGAGCCGTCGCCGCGCCCACGGCGGGCCTGCACTTCGACGAGCCCATGCTGCAGAAGTTGCGCGACCTGGGCGTTGAGTTTGGTTACGTCACCTTGCATGTCGGCGCCGGGACTTTCCAGCCCGTGCGCGCGGATGACATCAAAGATCACCAGATGCATCGCGAGTGGCTCAACGTGGGCGCGAGCCTCGTCGAGCAGATTCGCCGCACGCGTGCCAATGGCGGGCGCGTCATCGCGGTCGGGACGACGGTGGTGCGCGCGCTCGAAAGCGCCGTTCGCGACGGCGAGCTGCAGCCGTTTGCCGGTGAAACCCAGATCTTCATCTTCCCCGGTTACCAGTTCACCAGCATCGACGGACTGATCACCAACTTCCATTTGCCGCAGTCGACCCTGCTGATGCTGGTGTCGGCGCTGGCGGGACGGGATTTCGTACTGGACGCCTATCGGCATGCCGTTGAGCAGCGCTATCGGTTCTTCTCTTACGGCGATGCCATGGCGATCCTGCCCCCGGCCAGGGACTGA
- the tgt gene encoding tRNA guanosine(34) transglycosylase Tgt yields the protein MTSLQFDISATDGAARRGRLTFARGTVETPAFMPVGTYGSVKAMTPRDITDIGAEIILGNTFHLFLRPGLEIVEQFGGLHKFIGWDKPILTDSGGFQVFSLAHKRKITEEGVTFASPVDGSKVFLSPEESMRIQKTLDSDVVMIFDECTPYPATEKVASTSMELSLRWAERSRRAFDDLKNPNSLFGIVQGSVYENLRRRSAEGLVGIGFDGYAVGGLAVGEPEAERNHTLDFTVPLLPQDKPRYLMGVGRPEDIVEAVRRGIDMFDCVMPTRNARNGFLFTDQGTLRIRNAKFAMDTRVIEEGCDCYACSNGFSRAYLRHLDRCNEILGSQLATMHNLRHYQRLMAGLRGAIADGKLDDFVAEFYARRQAGT from the coding sequence ATGACTTCCCTCCAATTCGACATTTCCGCCACCGACGGCGCGGCCCGGCGTGGTCGCCTGACCTTTGCCCGTGGCACCGTGGAAACACCGGCCTTCATGCCGGTGGGCACCTATGGCTCCGTCAAGGCGATGACCCCGCGGGACATCACCGATATCGGTGCCGAAATCATCCTGGGCAACACGTTCCATCTGTTCCTGCGCCCAGGCCTGGAGATCGTCGAGCAGTTCGGCGGCCTGCATAAGTTCATCGGCTGGGACAAGCCGATCCTTACCGACTCCGGTGGTTTCCAGGTTTTCTCCCTGGCCCATAAGCGCAAGATCACCGAGGAAGGCGTGACCTTTGCCTCGCCGGTCGACGGTTCGAAGGTATTCCTGTCGCCGGAAGAGTCCATGCGCATCCAGAAGACGCTGGATTCGGACGTGGTGATGATCTTCGACGAGTGCACGCCGTACCCCGCGACGGAGAAGGTGGCCTCGACCTCGATGGAGCTGAGCCTGCGCTGGGCCGAGCGTTCGCGCCGCGCCTTCGACGATCTGAAGAACCCCAACTCGCTGTTCGGCATCGTGCAGGGGAGTGTGTACGAGAACCTGCGTCGCCGATCGGCCGAGGGGCTGGTGGGCATTGGCTTCGACGGCTATGCCGTGGGCGGCCTGGCCGTGGGCGAGCCGGAGGCCGAGCGCAATCACACGCTCGACTTCACGGTGCCGCTGCTGCCGCAGGACAAACCGCGCTACCTGATGGGCGTGGGTCGTCCGGAGGACATCGTCGAAGCGGTGCGCCGTGGCATCGACATGTTCGACTGCGTGATGCCCACGCGTAACGCGCGCAACGGCTTCCTGTTCACCGACCAGGGCACGCTGCGCATCCGCAATGCGAAGTTCGCCATGGATACGCGGGTGATCGAAGAGGGGTGCGACTGCTACGCATGCAGCAACGGCTTCAGCCGCGCCTACCTGCGCCATCTGGACCGCTGCAACGAGATCCTCGGCAGCCAGTTGGCCACCATGCACAACCTGCGTCATTACCAGCGCCTGATGGCGGGGCTGCGCGGCGCCATCGCGGATGGCAAGCTGGACGACTTCGTGGCGGAGTTCTACGCCAGGCGGCAGGCGGGGACCTGA
- a CDS encoding sensor histidine kinase — protein MLTPRPDSLLGQLNSPMHLIRAAFGQSLWLIVLFLVPWGARGFAWFWFLPTLASVAVYLYLHAQVFLGPMRRLVWYAAGMVLLGLAVWPVNSVGFGYLICAGSALSTARSLKHWLVGVVLITLISLPMVLWLQAPMWVMLVVLVSGILGGSNNYLYIRNLRKDAQLRLSQDEVRRLATLAERERIGRDLHDLLGHTLSLVAIKSELARRLAIKDPERAQREMTEVERVARHALSEVRAAVTGMRRSDLAAELVSARLMLEASGVSFEAAFPAGMCLPASIETSLALVLREAVTNIHRHADARTAWVTFALDDGAFRMCIRDNGRGGLGAHGNGVSGMRERVRALHGTLDIDSPPRRGTTLSVCVPVNEATAGHVPEEDTTRTFA, from the coding sequence ATGCTTACCCCGCGACCGGATTCGCTGCTGGGGCAGTTGAATTCGCCCATGCACCTGATTCGTGCCGCGTTCGGACAATCGCTGTGGCTGATCGTGCTGTTCCTGGTGCCCTGGGGCGCACGCGGCTTCGCCTGGTTCTGGTTCCTGCCGACGCTGGCCAGCGTGGCGGTGTACCTGTACCTGCACGCCCAGGTATTCCTCGGGCCCATGCGTCGCCTCGTTTGGTATGCCGCCGGCATGGTCCTGCTCGGACTGGCCGTATGGCCGGTCAACAGCGTGGGCTTCGGGTACCTGATCTGTGCCGGTTCGGCCTTGTCGACGGCGCGCTCGCTGAAGCACTGGCTGGTCGGGGTGGTGCTGATCACCCTGATTTCGCTGCCGATGGTGTTGTGGCTGCAGGCGCCGATGTGGGTGATGCTGGTGGTGCTGGTGTCGGGCATTCTTGGCGGTTCGAACAATTACCTTTACATCCGCAACTTGCGAAAGGATGCCCAGCTGCGTCTTTCGCAGGATGAAGTTCGCCGGCTTGCCACGCTGGCCGAACGCGAACGCATCGGCCGTGACCTGCATGACTTGTTGGGTCACACCTTGTCCCTGGTGGCAATCAAGTCCGAGCTGGCACGACGGCTGGCCATCAAGGATCCGGAGCGAGCGCAGCGGGAGATGACCGAAGTTGAGCGCGTCGCGCGGCACGCGCTTTCCGAAGTGCGCGCGGCGGTGACCGGCATGCGGCGCAGCGATCTTGCAGCAGAGCTGGTGTCGGCGCGCCTGATGCTCGAGGCATCGGGCGTGTCGTTCGAAGCGGCGTTTCCGGCGGGCATGTGCCTGCCGGCATCGATCGAAACGTCGCTCGCGCTGGTGCTGCGCGAAGCCGTGACGAATATCCACCGCCATGCCGATGCGCGAACGGCATGGGTCACCTTTGCGCTCGATGACGGGGCGTTTCGCATGTGCATCAGGGATAACGGGCGCGGCGGTCTCGGGGCGCACGGCAATGGCGTGAGCGGGATGCGCGAACGCGTGCGCGCCTTGCACGGCACGCTGGACATTGATTCGCCGCCGCGTCGCGGAACCACCCTGTCGGTTTGCGTGCCCGTCAACGAAGCCACGGCCGGCCACGTGCCGGAAGAAGATACAACGAGGACGTTTGCATGA
- a CDS encoding sensor histidine kinase has protein sequence MDVIRAWFQPAPDSRVAATRRQGKSSGVEAVHLLWSAWVFITPALGGRYDLQWVLITLVSYPVFVMLFAKTMLASRRTAPRYALALASMGIALAPWYPSGIAYFIYGCVTSALSTTRGFLPLLLRLMVLNAIYLLVTWKVGYPWQAMLSVPCMTLIIGSVSFVERMQHEKDAALKLSQDEVRRLAATAERERIGRDLHDLLGHTLSLITLKLELARKLHDRDPEAARREVEEAEKVARHALAEVRSAVTGIRATDLAAELASARLLLESSGVHFDYNVPPTGIPPEIERSLSLVMREAATNIARHAQASRARIELSRDDHVLRLCINDDGRGGIVEDGNGLCGMRERIRGIGGNLSIDSPRGRGTTLLVTVPLQQHLHSPALPPATHAA, from the coding sequence ATGGACGTCATTCGTGCGTGGTTTCAGCCGGCCCCGGATTCACGGGTGGCCGCCACTCGCCGGCAGGGCAAGTCATCCGGGGTTGAGGCGGTGCACCTGCTTTGGTCCGCCTGGGTGTTCATCACGCCGGCGCTGGGTGGTCGCTATGACCTGCAGTGGGTGCTGATCACGCTGGTCAGTTACCCGGTCTTCGTCATGCTGTTTGCCAAGACCATGCTGGCGTCACGGCGCACGGCGCCTCGTTACGCGCTGGCCCTTGCCAGCATGGGCATTGCGCTGGCGCCCTGGTATCCCAGTGGCATTGCCTACTTTATCTACGGCTGCGTCACTTCCGCGCTGTCAACCACGCGCGGCTTTCTCCCGCTGCTGTTGCGTCTGATGGTGCTTAACGCCATCTACCTGCTGGTGACCTGGAAAGTGGGTTATCCGTGGCAGGCGATGCTGTCGGTGCCGTGCATGACGCTGATCATCGGATCGGTCAGCTTTGTCGAGCGCATGCAGCATGAGAAGGACGCCGCGCTCAAATTGTCCCAGGATGAAGTGCGTCGCCTCGCGGCCACCGCCGAGCGCGAGCGTATCGGGCGTGACCTTCACGACCTGCTGGGGCACACGCTGTCCCTGATCACGCTGAAGCTCGAACTTGCCCGCAAGCTGCATGATCGCGATCCGGAAGCGGCGCGTCGGGAAGTGGAGGAGGCCGAGAAGGTGGCACGCCACGCACTGGCCGAGGTTCGCTCCGCCGTCACGGGTATACGCGCGACCGACCTGGCTGCCGAGCTGGCATCGGCGCGTCTGCTGCTGGAATCGTCCGGCGTGCATTTCGATTACAACGTGCCGCCGACGGGCATACCGCCGGAGATCGAGCGGAGCCTGTCGCTGGTCATGCGTGAGGCGGCGACGAATATCGCCCGCCATGCGCAGGCCAGTCGCGCGCGCATTGAGCTGTCGCGTGACGACCATGTCCTGCGCCTGTGCATCAATGACGATGGTCGCGGTGGCATCGTCGAAGACGGCAACGGGTTATGCGGCATGCGTGAGCGCATACGCGGCATCGGTGGAAACCTGAGCATCGACTCACCGCGAGGACGCGGTACGACGCTGCTGGTGACCGTGCCACTCCAGCAACACCTGCATTCGCCGGCGCTGCCGCCAGCGACGCACGCCGCCTGA
- a CDS encoding ABC transporter ATP-binding protein yields the protein MNTTVAPIAQLSSVVKRYGNLTAVDQLDLMLHRGELLALLGPNGAGKSTAIGLLLGLNRADEGKVELFGRDPQDIMARRRIGVMLQEAALPATLKVGELIRVTASYYPAPRSLQESAELAGVADLLQRPYGKLSGGQKRRVQFALALCGRPELLFLDEPTVGMDIEARQKLWAAIRHLISEGCSVVLTTHYLEEAEALADRVCVIARGKVISEGTVDDLRARVSLKRVRCVTRLPIEQLMHWPDVVEARMDAGRAWMSTANAEALVRRLLHADEQLSELEVQRAGLAEAFTELTRDAAQANDTEREAA from the coding sequence ATGAACACTACTGTCGCACCCATCGCGCAACTGTCGTCTGTCGTGAAGCGCTACGGCAACCTCACGGCCGTGGATCAACTGGATTTGATGCTGCATCGCGGCGAACTGCTCGCGTTGCTGGGTCCCAATGGCGCCGGCAAAAGCACCGCCATCGGACTGCTGCTGGGCCTGAATCGGGCCGACGAGGGTAAGGTGGAGCTGTTCGGCCGCGACCCCCAGGACATCATGGCGCGCCGCCGCATCGGGGTCATGCTGCAGGAAGCGGCGCTGCCGGCCACGCTGAAAGTCGGCGAACTCATTCGCGTGACGGCCAGCTACTACCCGGCGCCGCGCAGCCTGCAGGAAAGCGCCGAACTGGCCGGGGTCGCCGATCTGCTCCAGCGCCCCTACGGCAAGTTGTCCGGTGGCCAGAAGCGGCGTGTGCAGTTTGCCCTGGCGCTGTGCGGTCGCCCGGAGCTGCTGTTCCTTGACGAGCCGACCGTCGGCATGGACATCGAGGCGCGGCAGAAACTCTGGGCGGCGATCCGGCACCTGATTTCCGAAGGTTGCAGCGTCGTACTCACCACGCATTATCTGGAAGAAGCCGAAGCGCTCGCCGACCGCGTCTGCGTGATCGCACGCGGCAAGGTGATCAGCGAAGGCACGGTCGATGACCTGCGCGCACGGGTTTCGCTCAAGCGCGTGCGTTGCGTGACGCGACTGCCGATCGAGCAACTGATGCACTGGCCTGACGTCGTCGAGGCGCGCATGGATGCCGGTCGCGCCTGGATGTCCACGGCGAATGCCGAAGCGCTCGTGCGCCGGCTGCTGCACGCCGACGAGCAGCTTTCCGAACTCGAAGTACAGCGCGCCGGCCTGGCCGAAGCGTTCACCGAACTCACGCGCGATGCCGCGCAAGCCAACGATACCGAGCGGGAGGCCGCCTGA